One genomic window of Paraburkholderia phytofirmans PsJN includes the following:
- a CDS encoding fumarylacetoacetate hydrolase family protein, which produces MTSYSSYLPDDLDGALLVGRVWRQTNSGAGPCVVAVRGGEVFDISRLAPTVSDLFDRQDLVELVRQAAGESLGYVDDLIETTVAAQRKEDQPYLLAPCDLQAIKACGVTFAVSLLERVIEEQAGGDPAKAEEVRAAITRLIGTDLSKIKPGSEAAVKLKEELQRRGAWSQYMEVGIGPDAEVFSKAQPMSSVGLGADIGLLPASKWNNPEPEIVLAVNSKGEVVGATLGNDVNLRDIEGRSALLLGKCKDNNGSCAIGPFIRLFDGRFTLDTIRATSVSLRVEGTDDGFVLEGVSHMQEISRDPIDLVSQTWGKHHQYPDGFMLFLGTMFSPIKDRDAPGGGFTHHLGDRVTISAPPLGALVNTVRLSTEIAPWTFGVRALYANLAERSLLNLG; this is translated from the coding sequence ATGACCTCATATTCCAGCTATCTGCCTGACGATCTCGACGGTGCCCTGCTCGTTGGCCGCGTGTGGCGTCAAACGAACAGCGGCGCGGGACCGTGTGTCGTCGCTGTTCGTGGCGGCGAAGTATTCGATATCTCTCGCCTCGCACCAACTGTGTCCGATCTTTTCGATCGCCAGGATCTGGTCGAACTCGTCAGGCAGGCTGCCGGCGAATCTCTGGGTTATGTCGACGATCTGATCGAAACCACCGTCGCTGCGCAACGGAAAGAGGATCAGCCCTACCTGCTGGCTCCCTGCGATCTGCAAGCCATCAAAGCCTGTGGCGTGACGTTTGCGGTGAGCCTTCTCGAACGCGTCATTGAAGAGCAGGCAGGCGGCGACCCTGCGAAGGCTGAGGAAGTACGCGCTGCGATCACGCGTCTGATCGGCACCGATCTGTCGAAGATCAAGCCCGGCTCAGAAGCTGCCGTCAAGCTCAAGGAAGAACTGCAGCGACGCGGTGCATGGTCGCAGTACATGGAAGTCGGAATCGGCCCCGATGCAGAGGTATTTTCAAAGGCGCAGCCTATGTCTTCGGTCGGACTCGGTGCCGATATCGGCTTGCTGCCTGCTTCAAAGTGGAATAACCCTGAGCCGGAGATCGTCCTCGCAGTCAACAGCAAAGGCGAGGTGGTGGGTGCCACACTCGGTAACGACGTCAATCTGCGCGACATCGAAGGCCGTTCCGCGCTGCTGCTGGGCAAGTGCAAGGACAACAACGGCTCGTGCGCGATCGGTCCGTTTATCCGCCTGTTCGACGGACGGTTCACGCTGGACACGATCCGAGCAACAAGTGTTTCGTTGCGCGTGGAAGGTACCGACGACGGCTTCGTGCTCGAAGGCGTCAGCCATATGCAAGAGATCAGCCGTGACCCTATTGACCTGGTGAGTCAGACCTGGGGCAAGCACCATCAATATCCCGATGGCTTCATGTTGTTCCTCGGCACGATGTTCTCTCCGATCAAGGATCGCGATGCGCCGGGTGGTGGCTTTACGCATCACCTCGGCGACCGCGTGACGATCAGCGCCCCTCCGCTTGGCGCGCTCGTCAACACCGTGCGACTGTCGACCGAGATCGCTCCGTGGACATTCGGCGTGCGTGCGCTGTACGCCAATCTCGCCGAGCGCTCGCTTCTGAACCTCGGTTGA